The Streptomyces sp. NBC_01363 region GCCGTCCTTCCCGCGTGGGCCAAGGGTGTACTCGATGACGCGGACCCGGGCCGGGTCGGCCCGCCGGTTCTTGTCACGGGCGGCGACGATCTCCGACAGGTAGGAACCATCGGGCAGCGACGTCACCACAGGCAGCACCGCGTTGCTTTTGACCCGCCAGAGCAGGTCGGCGCCGGTTGCCGCGGCGGCCCGCCACAGGTCGAATCCGAGGAACCCGCGGTCGGCCATCAGCAGCATTCCCCGGGTCAACGAAGAGAACAGGCGCCCGGCCAGCACGGTCTCGTGCACCGCCAGCGGACCGACCTCGGCAGCAAAGACCGCATGAGTGCCGCACTCGACCAGAGCCGCAACCCTGGCCTGCGGATACGCACTCCTGCCCTGCCCACGGCCGGTCCCCGGACGCCCGAAATACCCGGCATTCGCCACCGTGTCCGGCAGATCGAACGTCGTCCCGTCCACAGCCACCAACCGCAGCCCCCGAAACCAGGCGCCCCGCGACCCCGCGACGGCCACCGGCCGGCACACCCGGGCGAACAACGCCTTCAGCACCTCCGGCCCCAGCCGCAGCCGCGCCCGCCCGATCGCTCCGCTCGTAGGCACCCGCCACCCCTTTACCCAGCGGCCCTGACGCTCCAGACCCTGCGTGAGAAGACGCCCGACCTCCTCATACCCCTGCCCCGAGAACAGGCACATCGCCAGCACGAAATACACCACCACCCGTGCCGGAAGCAGCCGCTGACGCTGCTCAACACGCCCGCACTCCGCCACCACCTCGTCCACCAGATCAGGCGTAAACGCACGCGTTAACACTCCGAGAGCGATGCGATCCGAAAACCGCTCGCCCCCCACCGACTTCACCTGTCCCGGCCTTGGCACACCCAACACAACGAGCCGACACCCTCAAAGTCACCGGTATTGCGCCTAGAGACGTTCAGACGCTTAGAAAGGCCCCGTCATGTCCGACCTGTTGCGCGCCCCCGCCGAGATCAAGTACGCCGAGGAACTGGAGTGGCTCGAATCCATCGACGACAGCCCCAAGCCCTTCTCCTGGCGGCTGTCCCCGAAGATGGTCCGCCTGTTCATCCTGGGTTCCGAGCGCTCCGACGGCCTGGACCGGGAGATCTCGCAGAAGTGGTACGGCGACCGCAGCTTCGTCGAGCGCTCCATCGTCACGCTCGCCTCCGACCGGGGCCTGCTCCTCATAGGTGACCCTGGCACGGGCAAGAGCTGGCTGGCCGAGCTGTTGTCCGCCGCGATCTGCCGCAATTCCACGCTGGTCGTGCAGGGCACGGCCGGCACCACCGAGGACCACATCAAGTACTCCTGGAACGTGTCGATGGTCATCGCCAAGGGCCAGTCGCGGGAATCAATGATTCCCTCGCCGATCATGACCGCGATGGAATCCGGCGCCATCGGCCGTTTCGAGGAACTCACCCGCTCCACCAGCGACGTGCAGGACGCGCTGATCTCGATCCTGTCCGAGAAGTACATCTCGGTTCCCGAACTGGACAGCGACGGCATCGTCTTCGCCAAGCCCGGTTTCTCGATCATCGCCACCGCGAACAGTCGCGACCGTGGCGTCAACGACCTGTCCTCGGCGCTCAAGCGCCGCTTCAACTTCGTCCGCATCCCGGTGGTGACGAACAAGAAGAGCGAGGTGGAGATCGTCCGCTTCCGCACCGAGGAACTGCTGCGCCGTCACCAGATCGAACTGGAAGTGCCGCCGACACTCCTCGACGTACTGCTGCAGAGCTTCGCCGACCTGCGGGCCTCGGCGGCAACGGCCGGCAGCGACGACGAGAAGCTGGAGTCCGCGCTGTCCACCGCGGAGCAGATCGGCGTGCTCGAGGACGCGGTGCTGCACAGCAATTTCTTCGGCGAGCGCGCCCTGACCGCCCGCACGCTGGCCTCCTCGCTCGTCGGGTCGCTGGCCCGGCGCGAGCCCGAGGACCTGGCCATCCTCAACAAGTACCTGCACGGCGTCGTCGAGCCGCGCAGCAAGGAAGAGGGCGGATCCTGGCCGGATTTCCTGGAGGGCGGCCGCGACGCGATCGCCACCCTGTCATGAGCAGCACCCACGAGGGGACCTTCGAAGGACTGCGAGCCCAACTGCAGGAGGCCGCCGCGTCGTTCGCCGACGGGCCCGACGCCCTGGAGGGCATCCTCCTCGGCATCGTCGACGACGTCGACCACGCGGTGCGCGAGCCGCTCGAGATCTTCCCCGTCTGCCATCACTCGCCCGCCTCGGCAATCGCGATGGCCCGTCGGCTGCGGGAGAAGCAGCCCAAGGTCGTGTACCTCGAACTGTGCGAGGACATGGCACCGCTGCTGACCGAACTGCGCAACTGCAAGCTGCCGGTGGCGGTCCAGTCGTTCGCGACCGAGGTCGACGGCTTCCCGGCCGAGTGGTCCCCGCTGTCGGTGGTCGCACCGATCACCGAGGCCTCCGCCGAGTACCAGGCGATCGCCTACGCACTGGACACG contains the following coding sequences:
- a CDS encoding AAA family ATPase codes for the protein MSDLLRAPAEIKYAEELEWLESIDDSPKPFSWRLSPKMVRLFILGSERSDGLDREISQKWYGDRSFVERSIVTLASDRGLLLIGDPGTGKSWLAELLSAAICRNSTLVVQGTAGTTEDHIKYSWNVSMVIAKGQSRESMIPSPIMTAMESGAIGRFEELTRSTSDVQDALISILSEKYISVPELDSDGIVFAKPGFSIIATANSRDRGVNDLSSALKRRFNFVRIPVVTNKKSEVEIVRFRTEELLRRHQIELEVPPTLLDVLLQSFADLRASAATAGSDDEKLESALSTAEQIGVLEDAVLHSNFFGERALTARTLASSLVGSLARREPEDLAILNKYLHGVVEPRSKEEGGSWPDFLEGGRDAIATLS
- a CDS encoding IS4 family transposase is translated as MPRPGQVKSVGGERFSDRIALGVLTRAFTPDLVDEVVAECGRVEQRQRLLPARVVVYFVLAMCLFSGQGYEEVGRLLTQGLERQGRWVKGWRVPTSGAIGRARLRLGPEVLKALFARVCRPVAVAGSRGAWFRGLRLVAVDGTTFDLPDTVANAGYFGRPGTGRGQGRSAYPQARVAALVECGTHAVFAAEVGPLAVHETVLAGRLFSSLTRGMLLMADRGFLGFDLWRAAAATGADLLWRVKSNAVLPVVTSLPDGSYLSEIVAARDKNRRADPARVRVIEYTLGPRGKDGTVYRLVTTLLDPDTAPAAELAALYAERWEIETTLDEIKTHLGGPRLVLRSQHPAGAEQEIFAFLLVHHAVRDLMHEAARQEGHDPDRISFTRAVRVVRRQVTAQAGFSPLPTHAGPRTDSA